The Euzebyales bacterium genome window below encodes:
- a CDS encoding ATPase, T2SS/T4P/T4SS family, with the protein MTDAVLVQRLTREVADMLSERSASGEARMDRDDERSYAHALINAALERETQARLRRGLSPPSDAEDVEVTAAVHDRLFGLGRLQPLLDDDDVSDIAVNGCDNVFVTYRDGRRVRDDPVADDDAELIELIRLAAARMGRTERRFDAAEPELNLQLPDGSRLHAIRDVSGRPCVSIRRHKFALSFLDELIDRGMLSRELAAVLRSAVRARKNLVISGSTGAGKTTLLRALVNEIDPAERLVTVEDNLELSIDRFDDLHPDVVALEARQANIEGRGGIELEQLVRMGLRMNPDRVMVGEVRGPELVPMLLAMTQGRDGSMCTIHAASARHVFDRALMYGLLPPYGLPVEASAHLFASAVDFVVFVGDSGARTDGRRTRTVQTVLEVVGAEGQTITANELYTTDADGLAQRGDRPPMRSATRADLLRAGLSSDVLLGAPR; encoded by the coding sequence GTGACGGACGCTGTGCTCGTGCAGCGGCTCACCCGCGAGGTGGCCGACATGTTGTCGGAACGGTCCGCGTCGGGCGAGGCGCGGATGGACCGCGACGACGAACGGTCGTACGCGCACGCGTTGATCAACGCGGCACTGGAACGTGAGACGCAGGCACGGTTGCGCCGTGGGCTGTCGCCGCCGTCCGACGCCGAGGACGTCGAGGTGACCGCCGCAGTCCACGACAGGCTCTTCGGGCTCGGCAGGTTGCAGCCCCTGCTCGACGACGACGACGTCAGCGACATCGCGGTCAACGGATGCGACAACGTGTTCGTGACCTACCGCGACGGACGCCGCGTGCGCGACGACCCCGTCGCCGACGACGACGCCGAACTGATCGAGCTGATCCGCCTCGCGGCCGCACGGATGGGCCGCACCGAGCGCCGCTTCGACGCGGCCGAGCCCGAGCTGAACCTGCAACTGCCGGACGGCTCGCGCCTGCACGCGATCCGCGACGTCTCCGGCCGGCCCTGTGTGAGCATCCGTCGGCACAAGTTCGCGCTGTCGTTCCTGGACGAGCTGATCGACCGCGGCATGCTCAGCCGCGAACTCGCCGCCGTGCTGCGCAGCGCCGTGCGGGCGCGCAAGAACCTCGTCATCAGCGGCTCGACCGGGGCCGGCAAGACGACCCTGCTGCGCGCGCTGGTCAACGAGATCGACCCGGCCGAGCGGCTGGTCACCGTCGAGGACAACCTCGAGCTGAGCATCGACCGGTTCGACGATCTGCACCCGGACGTCGTCGCGTTGGAGGCGCGCCAGGCCAACATCGAGGGCCGGGGCGGGATCGAGCTCGAACAGCTCGTCCGCATGGGGCTGCGCATGAACCCCGACCGGGTGATGGTCGGCGAGGTGCGAGGGCCGGAGCTGGTCCCGATGCTGCTGGCAATGACCCAGGGCCGGGACGGATCGATGTGCACGATCCACGCTGCGAGCGCACGTCACGTGTTCGACCGCGCCCTGATGTACGGCCTCCTGCCGCCATACGGCCTCCCGGTCGAAGCGAGCGCGCACCTGTTCGCCAGCGCCGTCGACTTCGTGGTGTTCGTCGGCGACAGCGGCGCGCGGACCGACGGCCGTCGGACACGGACCGTTCAGACGGTGCTCGAGGTGGTCGGCGCGGAGGGGCAGACCATCACGGCCAACGAGCTGTACACCACCGATGCGGACGGGCTCGCACAGCGCGGGGACAGACCGCCGATGCGCAGCGCGACGCGCGCCGACCTCCTTCGTGCGGGTCTCTCGTCGGATGTCCTGCTCGGAGCGCCCCGATGA
- a CDS encoding SAF domain-containing protein: protein MATRATREPTPRIAPARRRVHVPTLLAGLLLVVGCALGFAVLTQTLSEQRPVVALSRPVARGTVLTEADLAVAQVTADSTIATLPADDRARLLGRTLLTSLPAGAVVTPDLVTAASVDIGPSARTVGLLLDPGGYPTSTLAPGDQVTIVDTGGAGRVLAEDAVVARVESVVDGSATRLVSIVVGAQSATAVTTAAAQDRARLLLHGAGS from the coding sequence ATGGCGACGCGGGCGACGCGTGAGCCGACGCCACGGATCGCTCCGGCGCGTCGGCGTGTCCATGTCCCCACACTGCTGGCCGGCCTGCTGCTCGTGGTCGGGTGTGCGCTGGGCTTCGCGGTGCTCACACAGACGTTGTCGGAGCAACGTCCGGTCGTCGCGCTGTCGCGACCCGTCGCGCGCGGCACGGTGCTGACCGAAGCGGATCTGGCCGTCGCCCAGGTGACCGCTGACAGCACGATCGCGACGCTGCCGGCTGACGACCGCGCGCGTCTGCTCGGCCGTACCCTGCTGACGTCCCTGCCAGCGGGCGCCGTCGTGACCCCCGACCTGGTCACCGCCGCATCGGTGGACATCGGTCCGTCCGCACGGACGGTCGGGCTGCTGCTCGACCCCGGCGGGTACCCGACGTCCACGCTCGCGCCGGGCGATCAGGTCACCATCGTCGACACGGGCGGAGCGGGCAGGGTGCTGGCAGAGGACGCCGTCGTCGCGCGCGTCGAGTCCGTCGTCGACGGGTCCGCGACGCGCCTGGTCTCGATCGTGGTCGGTGCGCAGTCTGCGACCGCCGTCACGACGGCCGCTGCCCAGGACCGGGCGCGGCTCCTGCTGCACGGAGCCGGAAGTTGA
- a CDS encoding fused MFS/spermidine synthase, with amino-acid sequence MVDQTLGRLVVRREAGHPSVRLLEVDGHAYGAVDLDDPRRFELMYLALFGAVVEALLPAGPCDLLHLGGGAFALPRALAARRPELGQVVVESSAAVIELAERELGLAPLPRLAVHHDDARRVVQRSATSSVDLIVGDAFVGRRTPRHLATAEFAAEVAGVLRPRGAYVLNVIDEPPWSHVGVHAATLRTAFPHLLAVGPPAVADLRESGNMLLISSRRPLHRGTLQWRLRGAPLSIDVLSSARLAALAAVAVPLHDG; translated from the coding sequence GTGGTCGATCAGACCCTTGGCCGGTTGGTCGTGCGCCGCGAGGCTGGTCATCCCTCGGTGCGGCTGCTCGAGGTCGACGGGCACGCCTACGGGGCGGTGGACCTCGACGATCCACGCCGGTTCGAGCTCATGTACCTGGCGCTGTTCGGCGCGGTCGTCGAGGCGCTGCTGCCGGCCGGGCCCTGTGATCTGCTGCACCTGGGTGGCGGCGCGTTCGCCCTGCCGCGTGCGTTGGCCGCACGCCGGCCCGAGCTGGGTCAGGTGGTCGTCGAATCGTCGGCGGCGGTCATCGAGCTGGCTGAGCGGGAGCTCGGCCTCGCACCGTTGCCGCGGCTGGCGGTACACCACGACGACGCGCGGCGTGTCGTGCAGCGCAGCGCCACATCCTCCGTCGACCTGATCGTGGGCGACGCGTTCGTGGGCCGTCGCACGCCCCGGCATCTGGCGACCGCCGAGTTCGCGGCCGAGGTCGCCGGCGTGCTGCGGCCGCGCGGCGCGTACGTGCTCAACGTCATCGACGAACCACCCTGGTCCCATGTCGGCGTGCACGCGGCGACGCTCCGCACCGCCTTCCCGCACCTGCTGGCCGTCGGGCCACCGGCTGTCGCCGATCTGCGCGAGAGCGGCAACATGCTGCTGATCTCCTCCCGGCGCCCGCTGCACCGCGGGACGCTGCAGTGGCGACTGCGTGGCGCGCCGCTGTCGATCGATGTGCTGTCCTCGGCACGGCTGGCCGCGCTCGCCGCGGTCGCCGTGCCGCTGCACGACGGGTGA
- a CDS encoding DJ-1/PfpI family protein, giving the protein MPPPSPARAPRTDVPGRDRRAGVTSVGLLLFDGCDVIDVAGPYEVLLTANRLVTRRGGDAPFAVDTHSVDGEPVTGFGGLGLSPSRGAIAEAGPLDVLIVPGLIDLGAIADMAEVTETVCALDPSVDIVVGVCTGAFLLHAAGVLGDAAATTHWEDVRVLDELRDGGSTRDDVRWVDAGHVVTSGGMTSGIAMALHLVERLVDGALAQATAAQIDYVWTEQRPTS; this is encoded by the coding sequence ATGCCACCACCATCCCCCGCCCGAGCTCCCCGGACCGACGTACCCGGGCGCGACCGGCGCGCCGGCGTGACGTCCGTCGGACTGCTGCTCTTCGACGGCTGCGACGTGATCGACGTCGCCGGCCCGTACGAGGTCCTGCTGACCGCCAACCGGCTGGTCACCCGTCGCGGCGGCGACGCGCCGTTCGCCGTCGACACCCACAGCGTCGACGGGGAGCCGGTGACGGGCTTCGGCGGCCTCGGACTCAGCCCGTCCCGCGGTGCCATTGCCGAGGCCGGGCCGTTGGACGTGCTGATCGTGCCAGGTCTCATCGACCTCGGTGCGATCGCGGACATGGCCGAGGTGACCGAAACCGTGTGTGCTCTCGACCCCTCGGTCGACATCGTCGTGGGGGTGTGCACCGGCGCGTTCCTGCTGCACGCCGCAGGCGTGCTCGGCGATGCGGCGGCCACGACGCACTGGGAGGACGTGCGCGTCCTCGACGAACTGCGGGACGGTGGGTCGACCCGCGACGACGTCCGGTGGGTCGACGCCGGTCACGTCGTGACGTCGGGTGGCATGACGTCGGGCATCGCCATGGCGTTGCACCTGGTCGAGCGCCTGGTCGACGGCGCGCTGGCACAGGCAACGGCCGCGCAGATCGACTACGTGTGGACCGAACAGCGTCCCACGAGCTGA
- a CDS encoding sigma-70 family RNA polymerase sigma factor → MAIQTADRYFNELGRRDLLTADDEVRLAKQIEAGREAAALLDDAGTADRDRLERDVAAGQQAFGQFVEANLRLVVSIATQFMSRTDLDLDELIQEGNLGLIRAVEKFDWRRGGKFSTYATWWIRQAIQRGIARGDRAIRLPAGVHQELGKVRAATARLRDETGREPTTEEVAEATRLTPARVERARGADYRVDSLQKPLSDDPDASVREDLVAVADDAPDEEVSQRLLIEAMLAATQATLDERSQYILRRRYGFDGGDGASLRQIGDELGLSRERVRRIELDALATLRDEVALAA, encoded by the coding sequence ATGGCGATCCAGACCGCTGACCGCTACTTCAACGAGCTCGGCAGGCGCGACCTGCTGACCGCGGACGACGAAGTGCGGCTGGCCAAGCAGATCGAGGCCGGTCGCGAGGCCGCCGCGCTGCTCGACGACGCCGGCACCGCCGACCGCGACCGCCTGGAGCGCGACGTCGCCGCCGGCCAGCAGGCGTTCGGGCAGTTCGTGGAGGCCAACCTGCGACTCGTCGTCAGCATCGCGACGCAGTTCATGTCACGCACCGACCTCGACCTCGACGAGCTCATCCAGGAGGGCAACCTCGGGCTCATCCGCGCCGTCGAGAAGTTCGACTGGCGGCGCGGCGGCAAGTTCTCGACCTACGCCACGTGGTGGATCCGCCAGGCGATCCAGCGCGGCATCGCCCGCGGCGACCGTGCCATCCGCCTGCCCGCGGGCGTCCACCAGGAGCTGGGCAAGGTCCGCGCCGCCACCGCCAGGCTGCGCGACGAGACCGGACGCGAGCCGACCACCGAAGAGGTCGCCGAGGCGACCCGCCTCACCCCGGCGCGTGTCGAGCGCGCACGCGGTGCGGACTACCGCGTCGACTCGCTGCAGAAGCCGCTGTCGGACGACCCGGATGCGTCGGTGCGAGAGGACCTCGTCGCCGTCGCGGACGACGCGCCCGACGAGGAGGTCAGCCAGCGGTTGCTGATCGAGGCCATGCTGGCCGCGACCCAGGCGACCCTGGACGAGCGCAGCCAGTACATCCTGCGCCGTCGGTACGGCTTCGACGGCGGAGACGGCGCATCACTGCGCCAGATCGGCGACGAGCTGGGCCTGTCGCGCGAACGGGTGCGGCGCATCGAGCTCGATGCGCTCGCGACGTTGCGCGACGAGGTGGCGCTGGCCGCCTGA
- a CDS encoding MarR family winged helix-turn-helix transcriptional regulator, giving the protein MSTQSQGSGGAPIDEALAHAFAAFGPAYKRWTKTRLTERDIGYTHARALHLLRCKGPQIMSELGNDLGITPRYVTVLIDHMEDEGLVTRRRHPRDRRATLIELTAAGQQMCGATDDEHVEAAAELLQALSPAQQQALLEAMETLLSELQRRGACPNPDTLLHPPHPPSVA; this is encoded by the coding sequence ATGTCTACACAATCCCAGGGTTCTGGTGGCGCGCCCATCGACGAAGCCCTTGCGCACGCGTTCGCGGCGTTCGGCCCTGCGTACAAGCGGTGGACGAAGACGCGGCTGACCGAACGTGACATCGGCTACACGCACGCCCGCGCGCTGCACCTGCTGCGCTGCAAGGGCCCCCAGATCATGAGTGAGCTGGGCAACGACCTCGGCATCACCCCCCGCTACGTCACGGTGCTCATCGATCACATGGAGGACGAAGGCCTGGTCACACGCCGACGCCACCCACGCGACCGGCGCGCCACGCTGATCGAGCTCACCGCCGCCGGCCAGCAGATGTGCGGCGCCACGGATGACGAGCACGTGGAGGCGGCCGCCGAGCTGCTGCAGGCACTGTCACCGGCGCAGCAGCAGGCGCTGCTCGAGGCCATGGAGACGCTGCTGAGCGAGCTGCAACGCCGCGGGGCCTGCCCGAATCCGGACACCCTGCTGCACCCGCCGCACCCACCGTCGGTGGCGTGA
- a CDS encoding TIGR00730 family Rossman fold protein, with the protein MGERLTRTDAVSLLGVLVGADVGMAVGAPHHDDPGRDGCRRRATTSRSTSGRHRPAASIGAVTVTSSTEPTAPLSVCVYCSSSDDVSHDLRALAEAVGTGLARRGWAMVYGGGAVGLMGVTARAALAGGARVTGVIPDKLVDREVALHDISELIRTRTMRERKQLMDDRSDAFLILPGGIGTLEELIEMMSLRQLGYHDRPIVVLDADGFWAPLRRLLQAMDDRRMLHQPMHRLWTYAHDVDAALDALGNGSGRRSR; encoded by the coding sequence GTGGGCGAACGCCTCACGCGCACCGATGCCGTCTCGCTGCTCGGCGTGCTGGTCGGCGCCGACGTGGGCATGGCGGTCGGCGCGCCGCATCACGACGACCCTGGACGAGACGGATGCCGCCGCCGCGCGACCACCTCACGGAGCACGAGCGGGCGCCACCGCCCGGCAGCTAGCATCGGCGCGGTGACCGTGACCAGCAGCACCGAGCCCACCGCGCCGCTGTCGGTCTGCGTCTACTGCTCGTCGAGCGACGACGTCTCGCACGACCTGCGCGCCCTGGCCGAGGCGGTCGGCACAGGGCTTGCGCGCCGGGGTTGGGCCATGGTGTACGGCGGCGGAGCGGTCGGGCTGATGGGTGTCACCGCCCGCGCGGCGCTCGCCGGCGGTGCGCGCGTGACGGGTGTCATCCCCGACAAGCTCGTCGATCGCGAGGTTGCGCTGCACGACATATCCGAGCTCATTCGCACCCGCACGATGCGCGAGCGCAAGCAACTCATGGACGACCGCAGCGACGCCTTCCTGATCCTGCCCGGCGGCATCGGCACGCTCGAGGAGCTGATCGAGATGATGTCCCTGCGCCAGCTCGGGTACCACGACCGGCCGATTGTCGTGCTGGACGCCGACGGCTTCTGGGCGCCGCTGCGACGCCTGCTGCAGGCCATGGACGACCGCAGGATGCTGCACCAGCCGATGCACCGGCTGTGGACGTACGCCCACGACGTCGACGCCGCGCTCGACGCGTTGGGCAACGGCAGCGGACGACGGAGTCGATGA
- a CDS encoding type 1 glutamine amidotransferase codes for MMIVTVLQHGPWGGPGVIGDQLRVRGVELDIRHVYADDPVPDEPPEALLVMGGQMCTDEEGAHPFLRHESDLLAKCVAADSPTLGICLGAQLLAEVTGGTVRHDTPEIGFAEVRLTDAGRDDPLLDGFADGTPTFNAHRDFITAGPGAVVLARSDRAPVHALRAGGRVYGVQFHPEMDADRVARYANASQPGAYLRRHGWEPADLIALAEQHHDAHARMGRELADRWLDRIVAPV; via the coding sequence ATGATGATCGTGACGGTGCTCCAGCACGGCCCATGGGGCGGGCCGGGTGTCATCGGTGATCAGCTGCGCGTACGTGGTGTGGAGCTCGACATCCGCCATGTGTACGCCGACGACCCGGTGCCCGACGAGCCGCCGGAGGCCCTGCTCGTCATGGGCGGCCAGATGTGCACCGACGAGGAGGGCGCGCACCCCTTCCTGCGGCACGAGTCCGACCTGCTCGCCAAGTGCGTCGCGGCCGACAGCCCGACCCTGGGCATCTGCCTCGGCGCACAGCTGCTGGCGGAGGTGACCGGCGGGACGGTGCGTCACGACACCCCTGAGATCGGCTTCGCCGAGGTCCGCCTGACCGACGCCGGACGCGACGATCCGCTGCTCGACGGGTTCGCCGACGGCACGCCGACGTTCAACGCACACCGCGACTTCATCACCGCCGGTCCTGGCGCGGTCGTCCTGGCACGCAGCGATCGGGCGCCCGTCCACGCGTTGCGCGCCGGCGGCCGCGTGTACGGCGTCCAGTTCCATCCCGAGATGGATGCCGACCGGGTCGCGCGCTATGCGAACGCCAGCCAGCCGGGCGCGTACCTGCGTCGCCATGGCTGGGAGCCGGCGGACCTGATCGCCCTGGCCGAGCAGCACCACGATGCGCACGCGCGCATGGGCCGCGAGCTGGCCGACCGCTGGCTGGACAGGATCGTCGCGCCCGTCTGA
- the rpsF gene encoding 30S ribosomal protein S6 gives MRTYELMIISHGTLSEDAATSNVERFTDLIGQLGGSVDRVDHWGKREFAYEIDHQREGWYTVVDLQLEGEQLPELERQLRLTDAVVRHKVVQPAARVRHL, from the coding sequence TTGCGCACCTATGAACTGATGATCATCAGCCACGGCACGCTGTCGGAGGACGCGGCCACCAGCAACGTGGAACGCTTCACCGACCTGATCGGCCAGCTCGGCGGCAGCGTCGACCGCGTCGACCACTGGGGCAAGCGCGAGTTCGCCTACGAGATCGACCACCAGCGCGAAGGCTGGTACACGGTCGTCGATCTGCAGCTCGAGGGCGAACAGCTTCCCGAGCTCGAGCGGCAGCTGCGGCTGACCGACGCCGTCGTGCGTCACAAAGTGGTCCAGCCCGCCGCACGGGTCCGGCACCTCTAG
- the ssb gene encoding single-stranded DNA-binding protein: MATDNVITITGNLADDPELRFTPNGVAVTSVRVAVNQRRYNRETNSWDERLDGFFTCNVWRDQAENVASSLTKGARVVVTGRLRSRSYEDREGQTRWVTEIEADEICPSLRWATAKVERNPRGGSGGGGQDTSWGAPAPTSAPEPEDVPF; encoded by the coding sequence GTGGCAACCGACAACGTCATCACCATCACCGGCAACCTCGCCGACGACCCCGAGCTGCGCTTCACGCCCAACGGCGTAGCCGTCACCAGCGTGCGCGTCGCTGTCAACCAGCGCCGCTACAACCGCGAGACCAACTCGTGGGACGAGCGTCTGGACGGGTTCTTCACCTGCAACGTCTGGCGTGACCAGGCCGAGAACGTCGCGAGCTCGCTGACCAAGGGCGCCCGCGTCGTGGTCACCGGTCGCCTGCGCAGCCGGTCGTACGAGGACCGCGAGGGCCAGACCCGCTGGGTCACCGAGATCGAGGCGGACGAGATCTGCCCGAGCCTGCGGTGGGCGACCGCCAAGGTCGAGCGCAACCCCCGTGGTGGCAGCGGTGGCGGCGGCCAGGACACGTCATGGGGAGCGCCCGCTCCCACAAGTGCCCCCGAACCTGAGGATGTGCCGTTCTAG
- the rpsR gene encoding 30S ribosomal protein S18 — translation MPRNRGPSGPPKRKECYFTKNKITYIDYKDVELLQRFLSERGKIRSARVTGTRPQYQRMLAQAIKNAREMALLPYTTR, via the coding sequence ATGCCGAGAAACCGCGGACCGTCGGGTCCTCCCAAGCGCAAAGAGTGCTACTTCACCAAGAACAAGATCACCTACATCGACTACAAGGACGTCGAGCTGCTCCAGCGGTTCCTGAGCGAGCGCGGCAAGATCCGGTCGGCGAGGGTGACGGGTACGCGGCCGCAGTATCAGCGGATGCTGGCCCAGGCGATCAAGAACGCTCGCGAGATGGCGCTGCTGCCATACACGACCCGATGA
- the rplI gene encoding 50S ribosomal protein L9 translates to MKLILKRDVANLGEAGDVVDVADGYGNNYLMPRGLAMRATKGAMADAEAITRARRKREARNVAEAQSQRAELERRPVTVRANAGEDGTLYGSIGTTAIARAVSEQLGVAIDRRKISLDRPLKELGEHQVPVRVHRDVTAQVRVVVAQS, encoded by the coding sequence ATGAAGCTCATCCTGAAGCGCGACGTCGCGAACCTCGGTGAGGCCGGGGACGTCGTCGACGTCGCCGACGGCTACGGCAACAACTACCTGATGCCGCGTGGCCTGGCGATGCGCGCAACCAAGGGCGCGATGGCGGACGCCGAGGCGATCACGCGCGCCCGCCGCAAGCGCGAGGCACGCAACGTCGCCGAGGCACAGTCGCAGCGGGCGGAGCTCGAGCGCCGCCCTGTCACCGTGCGGGCGAACGCGGGCGAGGACGGCACGCTGTACGGCTCGATCGGGACCACCGCGATCGCGCGGGCCGTCTCCGAGCAGCTCGGCGTCGCCATCGATCGGCGCAAGATCTCGCTCGACCGACCGCTCAAGGAACTCGGCGAGCATCAGGTTCCGGTGCGGGTCCACCGAGACGTCACCGCCCAGGTGCGCGTCGTCGTCGCCCAGAGCTGA
- the dnaB gene encoding replicative DNA helicase has protein sequence MTADLQLPGPPSHAGYDRVPPHNLEAEISVLGSMLLSKNAIAEIVEFVGPEEFYRGAHRTMYEAIRDLYDRGEPVDTVTLADELERRGNLDSVGGLVAITDLISQVPTAANAGYYARIVAEHALRRRLIDAGTDITRLGYDAGTEADAAVDHAEATVFAVAQRSYGRELSPMKDLLSQAFELIEKRSETRQAVTGLPTGFADLDELTSGLQPANLMILAARPGLGKSTLVTNIATHVAVELRRPVVMFSLEMSQMELLERVLAAQARVDSNRIKTGRLREDDWPKLSQAMGRLHEANFYIDDTAGINLMEIRSKCRRLKQRHGLDLIVIDYLQLMQSHRTVENRVQEVSEISRGLKVLAKELDTPVIALSQLSRKPEDRGDKKPQLSDLRESGSIEQDADIVAFIYRDDVYDPDAVNKGQAQLIVAKHRNGPLASIGLAFIGNQARFGTLARGASAAL, from the coding sequence GTGACCGCCGACCTCCAGCTCCCGGGCCCGCCGTCGCACGCCGGTTACGACCGCGTGCCACCCCACAACCTCGAAGCCGAGATCAGCGTCCTGGGCAGCATGCTGCTGTCCAAGAACGCGATCGCCGAGATCGTGGAGTTCGTGGGGCCTGAGGAGTTCTACCGGGGCGCTCACCGCACGATGTACGAGGCGATCCGCGATCTGTACGACCGCGGTGAGCCGGTGGACACGGTGACGCTGGCCGACGAGCTCGAGCGCCGCGGGAACCTCGACAGCGTCGGCGGCCTGGTGGCCATCACCGATCTGATCTCCCAGGTACCGACGGCTGCCAACGCCGGCTACTACGCGCGGATCGTGGCGGAGCACGCACTCCGTCGTCGGCTGATCGACGCGGGCACCGACATCACCCGGCTCGGCTACGACGCGGGCACCGAGGCCGACGCCGCCGTCGATCACGCCGAGGCGACCGTGTTCGCCGTCGCGCAACGCAGCTACGGGCGCGAGCTGTCGCCCATGAAGGATCTGCTGTCGCAGGCGTTCGAGCTGATCGAGAAGCGGTCAGAGACGCGTCAGGCCGTGACCGGTCTGCCGACCGGCTTCGCCGACCTGGACGAGCTGACGAGCGGTCTGCAGCCGGCGAACCTGATGATCCTGGCGGCGCGACCGGGCCTGGGCAAGTCGACGCTGGTGACCAACATCGCCACACACGTCGCGGTCGAGCTGCGCAGGCCCGTGGTGATGTTCTCGCTCGAGATGTCGCAGATGGAGCTGCTCGAGCGGGTGCTCGCGGCGCAGGCACGGGTCGACAGCAACCGCATCAAGACGGGCCGGTTGCGGGAGGACGACTGGCCGAAGCTGTCGCAGGCCATGGGTCGCCTGCACGAGGCGAACTTCTACATCGACGACACGGCAGGCATCAACCTGATGGAGATCCGCTCCAAGTGTCGACGCCTCAAGCAACGCCACGGCCTGGACCTGATCGTCATCGACTACCTCCAGCTCATGCAGTCCCACCGCACGGTCGAGAACCGCGTGCAGGAGGTCAGCGAGATCAGCCGTGGCCTGAAGGTGCTGGCGAAGGAGCTGGACACACCGGTGATCGCGCTGTCACAGCTGTCGCGCAAGCCCGAGGACCGCGGCGACAAGAAGCCGCAGCTGTCGGACCTGCGTGAGTCCGGCAGCATCGAGCAGGACGCCGACATCGTGGCGTTCATCTACCGCGACGACGTGTACGACCCCGACGCGGTCAACAAGGGGCAGGCGCAGCTGATCGTCGCCAAGCACCGCAATGGACCGCTGGCGTCCATAGGGCTGGCGTTCATCGGCAACCAGGCGCGGTTCGGCACCCTGGCACGCGGCGCGTCCGCCGCGCTGTAG
- a CDS encoding IclR family transcriptional regulator yields MSNAGEARPAVQSVDRALTILEILEREGWMGVTTLARELGIHKSTAFRLLATLEQRGIVEQHVETQKYRLGFALVRLASAVRAGLDLTRSARPVCEWLSEQTGETVNIAVLEGGEVVNIDQVNLSSSVVSVDWLGRRTGLHSTSTGKVFLAHLPERVRDEILGGNLAPMTPNTITDPDVLREQLAGIRAQGWSATDEELELGLNAVAAPIHGADGAVLATVCVSGPKFRLTPQRLPDVGRLAVDAAQQISRRLGFMATDDGTGSDPPVAQPAGSAAR; encoded by the coding sequence ATGAGCAACGCGGGTGAAGCGCGTCCTGCTGTCCAGTCGGTGGATCGAGCGCTGACGATCCTGGAGATCCTGGAGCGCGAGGGCTGGATGGGCGTCACGACCCTGGCCCGCGAGCTCGGCATCCACAAGTCGACGGCATTCCGCCTGCTGGCGACGTTGGAGCAGCGCGGCATCGTCGAGCAGCACGTCGAGACCCAGAAGTACCGGCTGGGGTTCGCGTTGGTCCGCCTGGCCAGTGCGGTGCGCGCGGGCCTCGACCTGACCCGGTCCGCCAGGCCCGTGTGCGAGTGGTTGAGCGAGCAGACCGGCGAGACCGTCAACATCGCGGTGCTGGAGGGCGGAGAGGTCGTCAACATCGACCAGGTCAACCTCTCGTCATCGGTCGTCAGCGTCGACTGGTTGGGCCGGCGCACCGGCCTGCATTCGACCTCGACCGGCAAGGTGTTCCTGGCGCACCTTCCCGAGCGGGTTCGCGACGAGATCCTCGGCGGCAACCTCGCGCCGATGACGCCCAACACCATCACCGACCCGGATGTGCTGCGTGAGCAGTTGGCCGGGATCCGGGCTCAGGGGTGGAGCGCGACCGATGAGGAACTGGAGCTCGGCCTGAACGCCGTCGCCGCGCCGATCCACGGCGCCGACGGCGCCGTGCTCGCCACGGTGTGCGTGTCGGGACCGAAGTTCCGCCTCACACCGCAACGGCTGCCCGACGTCGGCCGTCTCGCGGTGGACGCCGCCCAGCAGATCTCGCGGCGGCTCGGCTTCATGGCCACCGACGACGGCACCGGATCCGACCCGCCGGTGGCGCAGCCGGCCGGATCCGCGGCGCGCTGA